The following nucleotide sequence is from Pseudomonas putida S13.1.2.
CCATCTGGGCATTACGGATGCGAGTTAGCATGTCCGCTAACGGGTCCTGCATACTCATGGGCTAGATGCTCCTGATACAAGAATTATTAGCCTTGCGGCTATGACAACCACCTGAGCGGATTGGGCAAAAAACCCAGGCTCGGGTGAGCCGGTCATTCTAGACACAAGGCAGAAACGAAACAAGCCCCATATAGGGGCTTGTTTCTTGGCGAGGTCACCGGCGGTCGGAAGATTGCCCCCCTTCCACCGGGATCACACCGACAGCGATTACCAGGAGGCCTTGACCAGACCTGGTACGTCGCCGCGCATTGCAGCTTGACGCAGCATGTTACGGCCCAGGCCGAACTTACGGTATACACCGTGAGGACGACCGGTCAGGCGGCAACGGTTGCGCAGGCGCGAGGCGCTAGCGTCGCGTGGCTGCTTCTGCAGAGCGACAACGGCAGCGAAACGCTCTTCTGGAGAGGCGTTAACGTTGACGATGGTCGCTTTCAGCTCAGCACGCTTCTTAGCGAACTTGGCTACCGTCAGCTGACGCTTCAGCTCACGGTTTTTCATGCTCTTCTTGGCCATTTTCCTACTCCAATCAGTTGCGGAACGGGAACTTGAAAGCACGCAGCAGAGCGCGGCCTTCGTCGTCCGAACGAGCAGTGGTGGTCAGGGTGATGTCCAAACCGCGCAGAGCATCGATCTTGTCGTAATCGATTTCCGGGAAGATGATCTGCTCTTTCACGCCCATGCTGTAGTTGCCACGGCCATCGAAGGACTTGGCATTCAGGCCGCGGAAGTCGCGAACCCGAGGCAGGGAGATCGCCAGCAGGCGGTCCAGGAATTCGTACATCTTGTCGCTACGCAGGGTCACCTTGACACCGATCGGCCATCCTTCGCGGACTTTGAAGCCAGCGATGGATTTACGAGCGAAAGTCACGACCGGCTTTTGACCGGTGATCTTTTCCAGGTCAGCTACTGCGTGCTCGATGACTTTCTTGTCGCCGATCGCTTCGCCCAGACCCATGTTCAGGGTGATTTTGGTAACGCGCGGAACTTCCATCACGTTCGACAGCTTAAGTTCTTCCTTAAGCTTAGGAGCGATTTCGTTCCGGTAAATCTCTTTCAGTCGTGCCATGGTCTTCTACCTAGCAGTGTTCAAGCATCAACCGCTTTTTGGGTCGACTTGAAGACACGAATTTTCTTACCGTCTTCTACTTTGAAACCAACGCGGTCAGCCTTGTTGGTTTCACCGTTGAAGATGGCAACGTTGGAAGCGTGCAGAGGCGCTTCTTTCTCGACGATACCGCCCTGAACGCCCGCCATCGGGTTAGGCTTGGTATGACGCTTGACCAGGTTCACGCCACCGATGACCAGACGGTCATCAGCCAGAACCTTCAGCACCTTACCGCGCTTACCTTTGTCTTTGCCGGCGATCACGATGATCTCGTCGTCACGACGAATCTTTTGCATGTCGGATCTCCTTACAGCACTTCAGGGGCGAGCGAGACGATCTTCATGAACTTCTCAGTACGAAGTTCACGGGTCACTGGCCCGAAGATGCGAGTGCCGATCGGCTCTTGCTTGTTGTTCAGCAGAACAGCAGCGTTGCCGTCGAAACGAATGATGGAACCGTCAGCGCGACGAACACCGTGACGGGTGCGCACGACAACAGCGGTCATCACTTGGCCTTTTTTGACCTTACCGCGCGGAATTGCTTCCTTGACAGTAACCTTGATGATGTCACCGATGCCGGCGTAACGACGGTGCGAGCCGCCGAGCACCTTGATGCACATGACGCGACGAGCGCCGCTGTTATCGGCCACATCGAGCATGGATTGAGTCTGAATCATAAAATTTCTCCGACCCCTAGCCCTTAGACTTCAACAGCGCGTTCGAGGACTTCAACCAGTGCCCAGGACTTGGTCTTGGCCAGCGGACGGGTTTCGGTAATCGAAACCTTGTCGCCGATCTTGCACTGGTTGGTTTCGTCGTGCGCGTGCAGCTTAGTCGAACGCTTAACGTATTTACCGTAGATCGGGTGCTTTACGCGACGCTCGATCAGAACGGTGATGGTCTTGTCCATTTTGTCGCTGACGACACGGCCAGTCAGCGTACGGACGGTTTTTTCAGCTTCAGCCATGATCACTTACCTGCCTGCTGGTTGAGCACAGTTTTCACGCGAGCGATGTCACGCTTAACTTGCGAGAGCAGGTGCGACTGCCCCAACTGGCCAGTTGCTTTCTGCATGCGCAGATTGAACTGGTCGCGCAGCAAGCCGAGCAGTTGCTCGTTCAGCTGCTGTGCCGATTTTTCACGAAGTTCATTCGCTTTCATCACATCACCGTCCGCTTAACAAAGGAGGTGGCGAGAGGCAGCTTTGCAGCAGCCAGGGCGAAAGCTTCGCGCGCCAGCTCTTCAGAAACACCCTCGATCTCGTACAGGACTTTGCCTGGCTGGATCTGGGCAACCCAGTACTCCACGGAGCCCTTACCTTTACCCATACGAACCTCGAGAGGTTTCTTGGAGATCGGCTTGTCCGGGAACACACGGATCCAGATCTTGCCGCCACGCTTAACGTGACGGGTCAGCGCACGACGTGCGGACTCGATCTGGCGAGCGGTGAGGCGACCGCGAGCAACAGCTTTCAGGGCGAATTCGCCGAAGCTGACTTTGCTACCGCGCAGCGCCAGACCACGGTTGTGGCCGGTCATCTGCTTGCGGAATTTTGTACGCTTTGGTTGCAACATTTGGCGTACCCCTTACTTAGCAGCTTTTTTACGAGGCGCTGGTGCTTGTGGTTTCAGTTCTTCTTGGCGACCACCAATAACTTCGCCTTTGAAGATCCAAACCTTCACACCGATCACACCGTAAGTGGTGTGAGCTTCGTAGGTGTTGTAGTCGATATCGGCACGCAGGGTGTGCAGAGGCACACGACCTTCGCGATACCACTCGGTACGAGCAATCTCGGCACCGCCGAGACGACCGCTCACCTGGATCTTGATGCCCTTGGCACCAATACGCATGGCGTTCTGTACGGCGCGCTTCATGGCGCGACGGAACATTACGCGGCGTTCCAGCTGCTGAGCTACGCTCTGCGCAACCAGCATAGCGTCGAGTTCCGGCTTGCGGATCTCTTCGATGTTGATGTGCACAGGCACACCCATCTGCTTGGTCAGGTCCTGACGCAGCTTCTCAACATCTTCACCTTTCTTGCCGATAACGATACCGGGACGAGCAGTGTGGATGGTGATGCGTGCAGTTTGAGCCGGACGATGAATATCGATACGGCTTACGGACGCGCTTTTTAGTTTGTCTTGGAGGTACTCACGCGTTTTCAGATCCTTCAAGAGGTAATCTGCGTAAGTAGCACCGTCTGCGTACCAGACGGAGGTGTGCTCCTTGACGATTCCCAGGCGAATGCCAGTGGGATGTACTTTCTGACCCATCTGATCGACTCCGTTACTTGTCCGCAACCTTGACAGTGATATGGCAAGACCGCTTGACGATGCGATCAGCACGGCCTTTGGCACGTGGCATGATACGCTTCAGCGAACGCCCTTCGTTGACGAAGACGGTGGAGACCTTCAGGTCATCAACGTCTGCGCCTTCGTTGTGTTCGGCGTTGGCTACGGCCGACTCGAGGACTTTCTTCATGATTTCAGCGGCTTTTTTGCTGCTGAAGGCCAACAGGTTGAGCGCTTCGCCCACCTTCTTCCCGCGGATCTGGTCGGCGACCAAGCGGGCTTTCTGGGCGGAGATGCGAGCGCCCGACAACTTAGCGGCTACTTCCATTTCCTTACCCCTTAACGCTTGGCTTTCTTGTCA
It contains:
- the rpsN gene encoding 30S ribosomal protein S14 codes for the protein MAKKSMKNRELKRQLTVAKFAKKRAELKATIVNVNASPEERFAAVVALQKQPRDASASRLRNRCRLTGRPHGVYRKFGLGRNMLRQAAMRGDVPGLVKASW
- the rplE gene encoding 50S ribosomal protein L5 gives rise to the protein MARLKEIYRNEIAPKLKEELKLSNVMEVPRVTKITLNMGLGEAIGDKKVIEHAVADLEKITGQKPVVTFARKSIAGFKVREGWPIGVKVTLRSDKMYEFLDRLLAISLPRVRDFRGLNAKSFDGRGNYSMGVKEQIIFPEIDYDKIDALRGLDITLTTTARSDDEGRALLRAFKFPFRN
- the rplX gene encoding 50S ribosomal protein L24, whose amino-acid sequence is MQKIRRDDEIIVIAGKDKGKRGKVLKVLADDRLVIGGVNLVKRHTKPNPMAGVQGGIVEKEAPLHASNVAIFNGETNKADRVGFKVEDGKKIRVFKSTQKAVDA
- the rplN gene encoding 50S ribosomal protein L14: MIQTQSMLDVADNSGARRVMCIKVLGGSHRRYAGIGDIIKVTVKEAIPRGKVKKGQVMTAVVVRTRHGVRRADGSIIRFDGNAAVLLNNKQEPIGTRIFGPVTRELRTEKFMKIVSLAPEVL
- the rpsQ gene encoding 30S ribosomal protein S17, with protein sequence MAEAEKTVRTLTGRVVSDKMDKTITVLIERRVKHPIYGKYVKRSTKLHAHDETNQCKIGDKVSITETRPLAKTKSWALVEVLERAVEV
- the rpmC gene encoding 50S ribosomal protein L29, which codes for MKANELREKSAQQLNEQLLGLLRDQFNLRMQKATGQLGQSHLLSQVKRDIARVKTVLNQQAGK
- the rplP gene encoding 50S ribosomal protein L16, whose amino-acid sequence is MLQPKRTKFRKQMTGHNRGLALRGSKVSFGEFALKAVARGRLTARQIESARRALTRHVKRGGKIWIRVFPDKPISKKPLEVRMGKGKGSVEYWVAQIQPGKVLYEIEGVSEELAREAFALAAAKLPLATSFVKRTVM
- the rpsC gene encoding 30S ribosomal protein S3; the encoded protein is MGQKVHPTGIRLGIVKEHTSVWYADGATYADYLLKDLKTREYLQDKLKSASVSRIDIHRPAQTARITIHTARPGIVIGKKGEDVEKLRQDLTKQMGVPVHINIEEIRKPELDAMLVAQSVAQQLERRVMFRRAMKRAVQNAMRIGAKGIKIQVSGRLGGAEIARTEWYREGRVPLHTLRADIDYNTYEAHTTYGVIGVKVWIFKGEVIGGRQEELKPQAPAPRKKAAK
- the rplV gene encoding 50S ribosomal protein L22; this encodes MEVAAKLSGARISAQKARLVADQIRGKKVGEALNLLAFSSKKAAEIMKKVLESAVANAEHNEGADVDDLKVSTVFVNEGRSLKRIMPRAKGRADRIVKRSCHITVKVADK